The following is a genomic window from Clostridium fungisolvens.
CTAAAGATATTGCTGTCAGCAAAGATGTTACAGTTTCTGCTACCTTTGTAAAGGTATATACAATTGTGGTCACATACGATAATGCAAAAGGAACAGTAGTTACTGATCCTGCTTGTGCGGGTGGACAGGTTACTGTTAAAGAAGGAAATAATATTGAAGTAACAGCTACACCAAACCCAAACTACCGTGTATCAAAGGTTGTAAAGAATGGTTTAACTACAGATTATACGGAGAATGGAAAGTCTTATCAAGATACTGTTATAAAGATAGAAAAAGATTATTCATATGAGATTACTTTTGCTCCTAATATATGTAAAGTGACTGCTAATCAGCCTGCCAATGGTAAAGTTGTAATTGAAAATGCTAACGTAGATTATGACGGCAGCACTAAGGTTACACTTACTCCTGATAGTGGCTACGTTCTCCAATCCGTTACAGTTGATGGAACAAGTGTAGATGTAGAACAGGTGGATAACGATTCTGTTCAGTTCACAATTAATAACATTGTGAATGATAAAAATATAGTTGTTAGTTTCAAACAGATGCCTATTGTAGAGATGACAGATGTGTCTTTTAACTCCAGCGACGCAGTAAGAGTTGATAGTCAGGCTGCTTTGTACGTGTTTAAAAAGGACAGTACAGTTACACTTTCAACTACCAAAGAGGGTATGAGAATTAATGGAGAAAAAGGTGGCATTCTTACGAAAAAGCCTACACGTTCTATAACAGAAACTACCACTATTGAAAAACTTGAAATTTTCTACAAGGATGAATGTTCTTTACATCCAACTTGGCACAAGGTGGAGTTGCCTGATGGTGGCTTAAAGCTTGTAATTGATAAAACTGAACCTACAGTTACCTTAAACCCAGATAAAGCAAATAGCTATGACTATTATAATAAAGATGTAAATGTAGCAATTGCTGCTGAAGACCCTGATTCTTATTCAGGCATTGCTAATGTAGAGTATTGGGTAAAAAATAATGGTGTTGAAACGCAACATGATACTATTACTGTTAATAATGAACCCACATACAATGGAAATATTGTAGTTGATGCAAGCAAAAACAATAGTGATAATGTACAAGTAATTGTGGAAGTAACAGATGCTTCTGGAAATATTACCACAGAAACAAAGAACCTGAAAATCAATACAACAAAACCGGTAGTAAGCATAAGCATTGATGGAACTCTTCATCCTGAAGCGAAAGCTGGATATTATAACTCAGACAGGAAAGCAACTATTACAATTGTTGATAGAGCAACAAGCTTTGATGAAACAGCAGTATTGAACGGATTAAATATTACGGCTAAAAACCAAGCAGGTAACGATGTTATTGTTTCAAAATCTGCAATGTTAAGTGAGTGGTCTCATAGTGGTGATACTCATACAGCTACACTTACGTTTAGCACAGATGCAAATTATAAGTGGCAGTTGTCTTATACAAACAAGGCTGACCTTACAAATGATTCTGCTTCTACTACAGGTGATTCGGTGTATGAATTCGTTGTGGACAAAGCAGCCCCTGTTGGTTCTATTGCATTGGAAAAAACAACCTGGAATCAGTTGCTTTCAACTATTACTTTTGGTATTTGGAAAAACTACTCCGTTTCAGCAGAAGCAAAAGGAACCGATATAACCTCACCTGTGTATGATATTAAGTACTATAAATCCAATACAACAACCGCTTTAACAAAAGAAGAGCTAACTGCTCTTTACGATAGTGGTAAATTTGTTTCTGAAAAATATACTGTGAGTTCTGATGAACAGTTTGAGGTATATGCAAGAATTACTGATTATGCGGGAAATACTTTATACGTCAGCACAAACGGAATTATTGTTGATATGACAGAAAGCGAAATTACATTAACACCTGATGCGCCTAATAAAAACGGTTTATACAATAAAGATGTTGATGTTGCTATTAAGGTAAATGATGGAGTTGTTGATGGAAAGGCTTACTCTGGTATAAAGACTATTGATTATACTGTTGAAAACAATGGAACAGTTACTCAGAGTGGCAATTTGTATACCTTTGATAAAATGAATCCTACACAGGCTGAACTTAAAAAGGATTGGAGTGGAAGTATTACAGTTGATAAGGTAAAAAATAACGATGATCAAGTTAAAGTAACTGTTATTTCTTATGACAATGCAGGGGGAAAATCTGAAAAATCAATTCCTCTTTCTATTAATACAGATGAACCTGTAGTTAATGTATCCTTTAGCGATACAGCCAACAAAGTAGTTGGAGATAATGGATATTTTGGAGTGAATCGAGTTGCAACCATTCAGGTTACTGATAGAGCCTCTGCTTTTAATGCTGAAGCTGCAACAGCTGGAATTGTTATAAATGCAGTAGATGCAAAGGGAAAAGCTGTTACATTAGATACTAGTAGTATGATTAGCAAATGGTCTAGTGATGGTAATGTTCATACTGCAAACATCACATTTTCAGATGATGGAAACTACACTTGGTCTTTTGATTACACAAATAAAGCAGATAATCATATGAAACCAGTTAACGCAACAGGTACTACACCATTCAAGTTTACTGTAGATAAAACTGATCCTACTGGAACAGTATCTGTTGGTACAAGTATTTGGAGTAAATTACTTAATGTACTTACATTTGGCTTGTATAGCAATGCAGATGTTCAGGTTAAAGCAACTGCCGACGATGCCACAAGTCCTGTAGTAATTGAATACTATAAAACAAGTAATCCTATTGCTATGACAGCAGAGGAACTAGATAGTAAGAGTTTTGAACCTTACGAAGATTTCACAGTGAATGCTGATGAGCAGTTTGTTGTTTATTTGAAGATTACAGATCATGCAGGAAACTATATTTACATCAATTCTGATGGATATATTGTAGATAAGGTTAAGAGTGATATAGCCATTACTCCAGATGAACCTAACAAGAATGGCACTTATAAGGATGACGTAAATGTAGCAATTAAGGTTTCAGATGCAGTACCATATTCAGGTATTAAGACAGTGGATTATTGGGTAGTAAAGGATAATGATGCAGCTAATCCTACTCAGAAAGGCAATTTGTATACATTTAGCAAAACTAATCCTACCCAAGCAGAGCTTCTTAAAGACTGGACTGGAAGCATCTCAGTAGATGCCAAAAAGAATAATAGTTGTAATGTTGTTGTGTATGTAAAAACTGTTGATAATGCAGGAAACGAAGATACAAAGTCAATACCTCTTGATATTGATGTTACTGCTCCTTCAATCAAGGTAACTTATGACAACAACACTGATAACAATGGAAACACCTATTTTAATGCAAATCGTATGGCTACTGTTGTTATAACAGAGAGAACTCATCACTTTGATGCAGATGCTGCTACAAAAGGGATTGTTATCACAGCAGTTGATTCAAAGGGAAATAAAGTTGCAATTGACCCTTCAGCAATGATAAGCAGTTGGACAACAAAAGAAGGGGCTACTGCTGATGCAGCAACCCATACTGCTACTATCAAATATTCTAAAGATGCTAACTATACATTTGCAATTTCCTATATTGATAAAGCTGATAATGGAAATAGTAGTGTAAACACAGATACTTCAGTTGCACCTTATAAATTTACAGTAGATACTAATGCACCTACTGGAACAGTTAAGGCGAAATCAGAAGAAGGTCGTGAAGAAACTTGGAATGAGCTTATTGATTCCTTGAAATTTGGTTTCTGGTCTGGAAAGAAAATCGCTTTGACAGGTACTTCAGATGATGCAACCTCTCCTGTTGACAGTGTTGTATATTACAAGACTGATGCAGCAAAAGCTCTTACAGAAGCAGAAGTTAAGGAAGTTACCTCTTGGCAAACATTTGACGGTTTCTCTGTGGCAGCTAATGAACAGTTTACAGTTTATCTTAAGATTACAGATAAAGCTGGTAATGTTAGCTACATCAGCACCGACGGAATGATAGTAGATGATACTTCTCCTCGTGAGGAGTCAATTGCTCCGCAAATAACTATAACACCAGAGAAGCCTATAAATGGTTTGTACAATGGAGATGTAAAAGTTTCAATTAAGGTTGATGATCCATTGGTTGGCGGTACTTATTCAGGCTTAAAGACAGTTAATTATAAAGTCTTGAATATGGGTAAAGAAACACAAAGTGGAACATTATATTCCTTTACTAATAAGACTCCAAGTCGTGATGATTTGCTGAAGACTTGGACTGGTGATATTACTGTTGATAGTAAAAAGAACAACAGCAATGATGTTGTGGTTGAAATTTACGCCGAAGATAATGCTTTGAATTCTTCTAAAGATAAAGTTTCTATAAAGATTGATATTACATCACCTACTATTGACATTAGTTATAGTAACAATGATGGAGACAGTGGAAAGTATTACAAGAAAGATAGAGTAGCAACAGTTGTAGTAACTGAAAGAAACTTCAAGGCTGAAGATGTGAATATTACAATGACTAACACTGATGGAAAGATTCCTGAAATCAGCAGTTGGAAAGAAGTTGTAGGAAGTGGAAATCAGGACAATACCACACACACAGCAACAATTACCTATCATGAAGATGGTGACTACACCTTTAAGATTGAGTATAAAGATCTTGCTGACAATAAATGTGCTGGAGAAAACTACGCAGCTGGAACAACTAATCCTAAAGAGTTTACTGTGGACCAAACCTTACCTGTGGTTTCAGTAAGCTATGACAATAATAACGCACAGAACGATAAGTATTTCAAAGCTAATCGTACTGCAACTATTGTTGTTAAGGAACACAATTTTGATGTAGGCAGAGTTAAATTTACTCAGACTGCAACTAAAGGTGGAACAACAATAGCTGTGCCTTCTGCAGCTTGGAGTAATAATGGAGACGTTCATACAGCAACTATTTCTTATAATGCTGATGGCGATTATACCTTTGACGTTAAGATGCAGGATATGGCTGGTAATGAAAGTGCAGAAGCAAATTATGGAAGCTCAGTGGCAGCGAAGGACTTCACAGTTGATATGGATATCAAAGAACCAGAAATTACAGGAGTTGAAAACGGAAAGGCTTATAAAGGAGACGTTATCCCTGTAATTAGCTTCTCTGATATCAACTACAGCAATTACGAAGTTAAACTTACAAGAACCATTATGGGAGAGAAAGATGTAGATGTTACTAAGGAATTCATCAAGACATTAAGTATTGATGCTCAGGGTGGTTCTGGAAAGAACGATACATTTACAAAAGAACAGAAAAATGATGGTATTTATACACTTTATGTAAAGATGCTTGACAAGGCAGGCAATGAAAGTGAAAAGAAAGTGACATTTACAGTAAACCGTTTTGGATCTGTATATGAATATAGTGATTACCTTAGATCACTAATTGCAAATGGTGGAGCTTACACACAAACATTAAAAAATGACTTGGTTATTACAGAATACAATCCAGATCGTTTAGTAAGTGAGTCTCTTGTAATTAAAATCACTTGTGATGGTAAGCCATTATCAGATGTTAAGTACAATGTTTCTCCTGTAATCAATGACCAAGTTGGCATTGGTAACAGTGGTTGGTTCCAATACCAGTACACTATCAGCAAAGAAAACTTTGCTAAGGACGGTGTATATAAGATATCCATTGCTTCTAAAGATGCTACAGGAAATGCCCCTGAAAATACAAACTATAAAGACAAATCAATTTTGTTTAGAGTAGATAACACAGTTCCTGAATTGACAAGCGTTGTAGGTTTGGAAAAAGCTATTATTAATGCACAGAAAGTAACTGTTAAGTATACATTATTTGATACCATTGGCTTAAAGTCAGTGAAGGTGTATGTTAACGGAAAACAGCAGGGAGATACAATTACAGATTTCTCTGGTGATATGAACAACTATTCTGGTAGCTTCGTAATTAGCGAAAGTAGTTCTAAGCAGACAGTTCGACTGGTTGTTGAGGATATGGCTGGAAACATTACTGATACAGCTTCGGAGAACTTCAAGAGTGCTTATAAGTTTGAAAAAGCAGTAACAGTATCTACAAATAGTTTTGTACGATGGTATGCAGACAAACCGTTATTCTGGGGTTCAATTGGTGGAATTGCAGTATTTGTAGCAGGAATATGGTATTTGATTTACAACAGAAAGAAGAAATTCAAAAATAAATCTGAAATTGGATTATAAAAAATAAGTCTTGCTCATATCCTGTGCAGGGTAAAAACTACACAGGATATGCCGAGACTATTTGTTAGAAATAATATCTTTATTTATAGGAGGTATTATTTGTGATAAATAGCTGAATGTAAAGGATGATGATATATGAATGCATTATTAGAAAAGGGTGTAATTAACGAATTAGCTTGTGGTGCCAATTTTTCATATATATTGAATGATAATAGTCAGTTTTTATTGACTGATTATAAAGTGTTGCAAAGCCAAGGCATTAATGGATTTATCAAATGTATGAAAATGTTACATAATGGAAAGACAGAATTTTTCTATATGTCAGGAAATTTTAAAACATTTGCATCTATACTTACATCCATAAGTACTGAGAGTTTTATGACAATTGTTGCTAACCTTTTTAATAATATTATAGAAGTTAAAAGCAACGGCTTCCTTTCTTGTCAGAACATTGATATTTCTTTTGATAAGATTTTTATCGATGTAAATACCTTAAAGGTTAATTTGGTGTATATCCCAGTAAGTAAAAAAGCTTTTAATGATAATGCTGCCTTTGAGAACGAATTAAGAACCAATTTAGTCAAGTTAATTAATAGCGTATCTTCAATTTCCAATGAAAAAACCATGCAGCTTGCTATGGATCTATCTAATGGAATGTATTCCTTAGAGGATATATTTAATAGAATTAAAGGCATTAAGGTTACAAATGTAAAGCCAAGATTTGAATCAGATAATAGCCATGATAATAAAATAATGCGTATCGTAGCAATGAATGCACCAATGCATGTTGAAATTATAGTAGATAAAAATGAGTTTATTCTAGGAAAAAATGCTTCTATGGTAGATGGAGCTATTACTTTTAATAAATCCATTAGCCGAGTTCATTGTAAGGTTACAAACAATGGGGCACAATTCATGCTGACAGACTTAGGTAGTGCAAATGGGACTTATGTTAATAAAGTCAAGTTATTACCTAACCAGCCCCATCCAATTAAGAATAGTGATGTGATTCGTTTGGCAAATAGTGATTTTCAAATCATGATAGGTTAGGACGGTGTGAAAAATGGCAAAACCAAGAATTATTATCGCTGATACAGATTTAAACTATGTAATTCCACTTCAATTGAAGTTTGTTGAGGAATTTTTCAACAAGATTGAATTAGAAATTATTACAGACAGGGCATATTTTGATAATTTATTTTCAACTCCTCAAAAAGCAGAGATTTTGATAGTATCGGAGGATTTATACGATTCATCGTTACAAAGACATAATATTGGTAATTTGTTCATCATGATGGAACAGTATGAAGAAGGTCAAACAGATGAATTAAATCTTAATCGTTTGTTTAAGTACACAAGTATTAAAGAAATCTTTAACCAGATTTCGGGGAAAGGTGCAAGTGCGTTAAATATAGATGAAAGCGAAAAAAAAGAACCTCAAATAGTGCTTGTTTGCTCAGCTTGTGGGGGAGTAGGAAAAACAACCGTAGCATTAGGAATTAGTTCTTGCTTAACAAAGAGTTATAAAAAGGTAATGTATATCAATGCTGCAAGACTGCAAAGTTTCCAGAGGATACTTGACAATGCAAGTGTCATTT
Proteins encoded in this region:
- a CDS encoding InlB B-repeat-containing protein → MGKCKTKITDRIFAMVLALITVAYLMPTTAFAANERNPEAFTINVKDSNGIAVSDATVTYEVKDTSSVVETGSSQTDADGYVVVTELANHTDAITDGTITISYSIAKSGYTTKQADDVPVSDAKGNIDVVLSATPPATANLSVVKSGSGTVKINGAESSGVTVNKEDTIALEVTPVDVDGGKAYIKSLTIGTESIPVEKYKAYSNNALKILKDTQIVVEFGIEYTITASAGSGGTISLNNNKVNSVTVDKDALVSVSVTPDSGYEISGVVIDGVTQTVSDVSKFTKDIAVSKDVTVSATFVKVYTIVVTYDNAKGTVVTDPACAGGQVTVKEGNNIEVTATPNPNYRVSKVVKNGLTTDYTENGKSYQDTVIKIEKDYSYEITFAPNICKVTANQPANGKVVIENANVDYDGSTKVTLTPDSGYVLQSVTVDGTSVDVEQVDNDSVQFTINNIVNDKNIVVSFKQMPIVEMTDVSFNSSDAVRVDSQAALYVFKKDSTVTLSTTKEGMRINGEKGGILTKKPTRSITETTTIEKLEIFYKDECSLHPTWHKVELPDGGLKLVIDKTEPTVTLNPDKANSYDYYNKDVNVAIAAEDPDSYSGIANVEYWVKNNGVETQHDTITVNNEPTYNGNIVVDASKNNSDNVQVIVEVTDASGNITTETKNLKINTTKPVVSISIDGTLHPEAKAGYYNSDRKATITIVDRATSFDETAVLNGLNITAKNQAGNDVIVSKSAMLSEWSHSGDTHTATLTFSTDANYKWQLSYTNKADLTNDSASTTGDSVYEFVVDKAAPVGSIALEKTTWNQLLSTITFGIWKNYSVSAEAKGTDITSPVYDIKYYKSNTTTALTKEELTALYDSGKFVSEKYTVSSDEQFEVYARITDYAGNTLYVSTNGIIVDMTESEITLTPDAPNKNGLYNKDVDVAIKVNDGVVDGKAYSGIKTIDYTVENNGTVTQSGNLYTFDKMNPTQAELKKDWSGSITVDKVKNNDDQVKVTVISYDNAGGKSEKSIPLSINTDEPVVNVSFSDTANKVVGDNGYFGVNRVATIQVTDRASAFNAEAATAGIVINAVDAKGKAVTLDTSSMISKWSSDGNVHTANITFSDDGNYTWSFDYTNKADNHMKPVNATGTTPFKFTVDKTDPTGTVSVGTSIWSKLLNVLTFGLYSNADVQVKATADDATSPVVIEYYKTSNPIAMTAEELDSKSFEPYEDFTVNADEQFVVYLKITDHAGNYIYINSDGYIVDKVKSDIAITPDEPNKNGTYKDDVNVAIKVSDAVPYSGIKTVDYWVVKDNDAANPTQKGNLYTFSKTNPTQAELLKDWTGSISVDAKKNNSCNVVVYVKTVDNAGNEDTKSIPLDIDVTAPSIKVTYDNNTDNNGNTYFNANRMATVVITERTHHFDADAATKGIVITAVDSKGNKVAIDPSAMISSWTTKEGATADAATHTATIKYSKDANYTFAISYIDKADNGNSSVNTDTSVAPYKFTVDTNAPTGTVKAKSEEGREETWNELIDSLKFGFWSGKKIALTGTSDDATSPVDSVVYYKTDAAKALTEAEVKEVTSWQTFDGFSVAANEQFTVYLKITDKAGNVSYISTDGMIVDDTSPREESIAPQITITPEKPINGLYNGDVKVSIKVDDPLVGGTYSGLKTVNYKVLNMGKETQSGTLYSFTNKTPSRDDLLKTWTGDITVDSKKNNSNDVVVEIYAEDNALNSSKDKVSIKIDITSPTIDISYSNNDGDSGKYYKKDRVATVVVTERNFKAEDVNITMTNTDGKIPEISSWKEVVGSGNQDNTTHTATITYHEDGDYTFKIEYKDLADNKCAGENYAAGTTNPKEFTVDQTLPVVSVSYDNNNAQNDKYFKANRTATIVVKEHNFDVGRVKFTQTATKGGTTIAVPSAAWSNNGDVHTATISYNADGDYTFDVKMQDMAGNESAEANYGSSVAAKDFTVDMDIKEPEITGVENGKAYKGDVIPVISFSDINYSNYEVKLTRTIMGEKDVDVTKEFIKTLSIDAQGGSGKNDTFTKEQKNDGIYTLYVKMLDKAGNESEKKVTFTVNRFGSVYEYSDYLRSLIANGGAYTQTLKNDLVITEYNPDRLVSESLVIKITCDGKPLSDVKYNVSPVINDQVGIGNSGWFQYQYTISKENFAKDGVYKISIASKDATGNAPENTNYKDKSILFRVDNTVPELTSVVGLEKAIINAQKVTVKYTLFDTIGLKSVKVYVNGKQQGDTITDFSGDMNNYSGSFVISESSSKQTVRLVVEDMAGNITDTASENFKSAYKFEKAVTVSTNSFVRWYADKPLFWGSIGGIAVFVAGIWYLIYNRKKKFKNKSEIGL
- a CDS encoding FHA domain-containing protein — encoded protein: MNALLEKGVINELACGANFSYILNDNSQFLLTDYKVLQSQGINGFIKCMKMLHNGKTEFFYMSGNFKTFASILTSISTESFMTIVANLFNNIIEVKSNGFLSCQNIDISFDKIFIDVNTLKVNLVYIPVSKKAFNDNAAFENELRTNLVKLINSVSSISNEKTMQLAMDLSNGMYSLEDIFNRIKGIKVTNVKPRFESDNSHDNKIMRIVAMNAPMHVEIIVDKNEFILGKNASMVDGAITFNKSISRVHCKVTNNGAQFMLTDLGSANGTYVNKVKLLPNQPHPIKNSDVIRLANSDFQIMIG
- a CDS encoding AAA family ATPase, encoding MAKPRIIIADTDLNYVIPLQLKFVEEFFNKIELEIITDRAYFDNLFSTPQKAEILIVSEDLYDSSLQRHNIGNLFIMMEQYEEGQTDELNLNRLFKYTSIKEIFNQISGKGASALNIDESEKKEPQIVLVCSACGGVGKTTVALGISSCLTKSYKKVMYINAARLQSFQRILDNASVISATDIYAKLAGANVNIYSEIKHIIRKEIFSYLPPFKASLMSLGLPYSIYHKIALSAKKSNDYDYIVIDADTTFDEDLAKLINIADKVIVVMEQTSNSVFATNLLVANINGTNSDKYIFVCNNFEKYDYNALISPNMALKFTVNDYIEHFNNYDQMKCEELSKDNGIQKIAFLVV